The Lycium barbarum isolate Lr01 chromosome 12, ASM1917538v2, whole genome shotgun sequence genome includes a region encoding these proteins:
- the LOC132623220 gene encoding GEM-like protein 6, giving the protein MMPNQRVPMRSLRRLLTASVNPLLTLENSKTTQHTLEILSNGFQEDERLWPRLIESVKAKLSLQGTKILKVKRTKNCFEKNFSVKPEEKLVKAAQCNLQTTAGPIAGLLFISTDRAAFCSHKPIKISSSGGEIIKFHYKISIPLRRIKKAMESQSLKKPSHKYIQVVTEDNFDFWFLGFLNHKSTLQCLRGAVYETQGHYTL; this is encoded by the exons ATGATGCCAAACCAAAGAGTTCCAATGAGATCACTGAGAAGACTTTTAACAGCTTCTGTAAACCCGTTGCTGACCCTTGAAAATTCAAAAACCACACAACATACGCTTGAAATACTTTCAAATGGCTTTCAAGAGGATG AGAGATTGTGGCCTCGACTGATCGAAAGTGTGAAGGCCAAGTTAAGCCTGCAGGGAACAAAGATTCTCAAAGTGAAAAGAACAAAAAATTGTTTTGAGAAAAATTTCAGTGTCAAACCTGAAGAAAAACTTGTGAAGGCAGCTCAGTGTAATTTGCAAACAACAGCAGGTCCTATTGCAGGCCTTCTCTTCATTTCCACAGATAGGGCTGCTTTTTGCAGTCACAAACCAATCAAGATTTCTTCTTCCGGTGGCGAGATCATTAAATTCCACTACAAG ATATCGATTCCACTGAGAAGAATAAAGAAAGCCATGGAGAGTCAGAGTTTAAAGAAACCATCGCACAAGTACATTCAAGTAGTAACTGAGGATAATTTTGATTTTTGGTTCTTGGGATTCTTAAATCACAAGAGCACCTTGCAATGTCTTCGGGGGGCGGTTTATGAGACTCAAGGCCACTATACTCTATGA